The following coding sequences are from one Salvelinus namaycush isolate Seneca chromosome 23, SaNama_1.0, whole genome shotgun sequence window:
- the LOC120018776 gene encoding putative nucleotidyltransferase MAB21L1: MIAAQAKLVYHLNKYYQEKCQSRKAAISKTIREVCKVVSDVLKEVEVQEPRFISSLSEMDNRFEGLEVISPTEFEVVLYLNQMGVFNFVDDGSLPGCAVLKLSDGRKRSMSLWVEFITASGYLSARKIRSRFQTLVAQAVDKCSYRDVVKMVSDTSEVKLRIRDRYIVQITPAFKCTGIWPRSAAHWPLPHIPWPGPNRVAEVKAEGFNLLSKECYSLNGKQSSAESDAWVLQFGEAENRLLLGGCRKKCLSVLKTLRDRHLELPGTPLNNYHMKTLVSYECEKHPRESDWDENNLGDRLNGILLQLISCLQCRRCPHYFLPNLDLFQGKPHSALENAAKQTWRLAREILTNPKSLEKL, encoded by the coding sequence ATGATAGCCGCCCAGGCCAAGCTGGTGTACCACCTCAACAAATACTACCAGGAGAAATGTCAATCTCGGAAGGCGGCCATCTCCAAGACCATCCGGGAGGTGTGCAAGGTGGTGTCGGACGTCTTGAAGGAGGTGGAGGTGCAGGAGCCCCGCTTCATCAGCTCTCTCAGCGAGATGGACAACCGCTTCGAGGGGCTAGAGGTCATCTCCCCCACGGAGTTCGAGGTGGTGCTCTACCTCAACCAGATGGGGGTGTTTAACTTCGTGGATGATGGGTCTCTGCCGGGCTGCGCCGTGCTCAAGCTGAGCGACGGCCGCAAGAGGAGCATGTCTCTCTGGGTAGAATTCATCACTGCCTCCGGCTACCTCTCTGCGCGCAAGATCCGCTCCAGATTTCAGACCCTAGTGGCGCAGGCAGTGGATAAATGCAGCTATAGAGATGTTGTCAAAATGGTGTCTGACACCAGCGAGGTGAAGTTACGCATCAGAGACAGATACATCGTTCAGATCACCCCGGCTTTCAAATGCACCGGGATCTGGCCCCGCAGCGCAGCGCACTGGCCCCTACCGCACATCCCCTGGCCGGGGCCTAACAGGGTAGCCGAGGTAAAGGCCGAGGGATTCAACCTTCTCTCTAAAGAGTGCTACTCGTTGAACGGAAAACAAAGTTCGGCAGAGAGCGACGCCTGGGTCCTGCAGTTCGGTGAGGCCGAGAACCGCTTACTGCTGGGAGGTTGCAGGAAGAAATGTCTGTCGGTCCTTAAGACGTTACGGGACCGGCACCTTGAGCTGCCTGGGACGCCCCTCAACAACTACCACATGAAGACTCTGGTTTCTTATGAGTGTGAAAAACATCCACGGGAGTCTGACTGGGACGAGAACAACCTCGGGGACCGTTTGAACGGGATTCTATTGCAGCTTATTTCGTGTTTGCAGTGCAGGAGGtgtccccattacttcctgcctaATCTAGACCTGTTCCAGGGGAAACCTCATTCTGCTCTAGAAAATGCAGCCAAACAGACCTGGCGACTGGCGAGAGAGATTCTGACCAACCCCAAAAGCTTGGAGAAACTCTGA